In Candidatus Thorarchaeota archaeon, one genomic interval encodes:
- a CDS encoding GHMP kinase: protein MTENDQFVVSAPGRVCLFGEHSDYLGLDVIAAAIDRYVTIVCKPRRDPLISVGYPDLAESDEFAIDQEVEYRHRRDYLRSAFNVLARRGMRPLGGAELIVTGDLPIASGLSSSSALTVAAVHTVAALAHETLGPRDAALLAYEAEVREFGESGGTMDHMASAYGGIVHVEMVPDGVTSRLPAKIDGIVIGDSLERKEDTVGDLRRIRAIVESEYRVLAGMIKDFDQRTTPLSIVYGTCHSRPSAERRMAEATLRNRDLTADALTLLSSEFPDPHRLGEMLDEHHRILRDDLERSTPKIERLIRAAKDAGALGCKINGSGGGGTMMAYAPGREEDVATAIERAGGKAHCVGLGKGASVQFKL, encoded by the coding sequence TTGACTGAGAATGACCAGTTTGTGGTCAGTGCACCGGGGAGAGTGTGTCTATTCGGAGAACACAGTGACTACTTGGGCCTGGATGTGATAGCTGCGGCCATTGATCGCTACGTGACCATTGTCTGCAAGCCCAGAAGAGACCCGCTGATATCCGTAGGATATCCTGACCTAGCAGAATCAGATGAGTTCGCCATCGACCAGGAAGTCGAATACAGACACAGACGAGACTACCTCCGAAGCGCTTTCAACGTCTTGGCAAGGAGAGGTATGCGACCACTGGGCGGGGCAGAACTCATCGTGACCGGGGACCTTCCCATTGCATCGGGCCTGTCAAGTTCCTCGGCACTGACAGTGGCTGCAGTACACACCGTGGCCGCTCTAGCACACGAGACCCTTGGTCCCAGAGATGCAGCCCTTCTTGCATACGAGGCGGAAGTGAGAGAGTTCGGTGAGAGCGGTGGCACGATGGACCACATGGCCTCAGCATACGGTGGCATAGTCCATGTTGAGATGGTACCAGATGGGGTGACGTCTCGTCTGCCTGCGAAGATTGACGGGATTGTCATTGGCGACTCACTTGAGCGAAAAGAGGATACAGTTGGGGACCTGCGTAGAATCAGGGCTATTGTTGAGAGCGAGTACCGGGTCCTTGCAGGTATGATCAAAGACTTCGATCAACGTACCACGCCTTTGAGCATTGTATATGGTACGTGTCATTCCAGACCGAGCGCGGAACGGAGAATGGCTGAGGCGACTCTTAGGAACAGGGACCTGACAGCCGATGCCCTCACTCTCTTGAGCTCAGAGTTCCCTGACCCGCACAGACTGGGCGAGATGCTTGATGAGCACCACAGGATACTCCGAGATGACCTAGAGCGGTCCACTCCGAAGATCGAACGACTCATACGGGCTGCAAAGGACGCGGGAGCACTAGGATGCAAGATTAATGGGAGTGGCGGAGGTGGAACGATGATGGCTTATGCGCCGGGACGCGAGGAGGACGTAGCAACCGCAATTGAACGGGCAGGCGGAAAGGCACACTGTGTTGGACTGGGCAAAGGCGCTTCGGTGCAATTCAAGTTATGA
- the ftcD gene encoding glutamate formimidoyltransferase, whose translation MRIVECVPNFSEGRRKDVIDALAEAIKSVEGVRLLDVEYDSDHNRSVFTFIGEPLRVKEAALKASELAVQSIDLNKHQGAHPRMGAVDVVPFIPLHGVTIGECIELSKEFAQEFSTRCGVPVFLYAKSATRPDRVDLPNIREGEFERLRELIGMDPTKDPDYGPKKIHPTAGCTATGARNFLIAFNCNLNTTDVRVAKECADAVRATTGGFVHVQGIGLDLPKKGMVQVSLNLTHPRRTRIHQVLEAVRTEARRYGATVVETEIVGMIPLFAILDAFKYYVQPERLEESMILDLYYMGGAQDPTAKTFTEMSLIEFGDEVRRARATPGGGSVAAAMGSFGAGLVCMVTGLSLTGRKFAAVKEEMLEVRHAAEVDRGKLMENVELDSAAFDSVMAAFRLPEESEEDRKKKAQVLEEATKHAAQVPLDTMRHSLKAMHGARVAAEKGNANAITDAGVAAHALMAAIEGAALNVRINLGNIRDRGFTTEMAAEVERIISEASKLKAETLQVVERRMRELSQVA comes from the coding sequence GTGCGAATAGTCGAGTGTGTGCCCAACTTCTCTGAAGGCAGAAGAAAAGACGTCATTGATGCCCTTGCTGAGGCCATAAAGAGTGTCGAGGGCGTTCGTCTCTTGGATGTCGAGTATGACAGCGACCACAACCGCTCCGTGTTCACGTTCATCGGAGAGCCGTTGAGAGTCAAGGAGGCTGCTCTCAAGGCGTCAGAGCTGGCCGTGCAGAGCATCGACCTGAACAAGCATCAGGGTGCACACCCGCGGATGGGCGCAGTGGACGTTGTCCCATTCATTCCACTGCACGGTGTGACCATCGGTGAGTGCATAGAGCTGTCAAAGGAGTTCGCTCAGGAGTTCTCGACGCGCTGTGGTGTCCCCGTCTTTCTCTACGCCAAGTCTGCAACGCGACCTGACCGTGTCGACCTGCCAAACATCCGCGAGGGAGAGTTCGAACGTCTTCGTGAGCTGATAGGTATGGACCCCACCAAGGATCCAGACTATGGGCCTAAGAAGATCCACCCGACCGCAGGCTGCACAGCGACAGGTGCGCGGAACTTCCTAATCGCCTTCAACTGCAACCTCAACACGACAGATGTGCGAGTTGCAAAGGAGTGCGCAGACGCAGTGCGGGCAACGACTGGCGGCTTCGTGCATGTTCAGGGCATTGGTCTTGACCTGCCAAAGAAGGGGATGGTACAGGTCTCACTGAACCTCACTCATCCTCGACGAACAAGGATACATCAAGTGCTGGAGGCGGTACGGACCGAGGCTCGCAGGTATGGTGCAACGGTCGTGGAGACCGAGATTGTTGGCATGATACCCCTGTTTGCCATCCTTGACGCATTCAAGTACTACGTGCAGCCCGAGCGACTTGAGGAGTCGATGATTCTTGACCTGTACTATATGGGCGGAGCGCAGGACCCAACTGCAAAGACATTCACAGAGATGTCGCTCATAGAGTTCGGTGATGAGGTGCGCAGGGCCCGTGCGACCCCCGGAGGGGGTAGCGTCGCAGCTGCAATGGGTTCGTTCGGTGCGGGACTGGTCTGCATGGTCACCGGACTGTCACTGACAGGACGCAAGTTTGCCGCAGTGAAAGAGGAGATGCTAGAGGTCAGGCATGCTGCAGAAGTGGACAGAGGCAAGCTCATGGAGAACGTTGAGCTGGACTCTGCAGCATTTGACTCAGTGATGGCCGCATTTCGGCTCCCAGAGGAATCCGAGGAGGACAGGAAGAAGAAGGCCCAGGTGCTGGAGGAGGCGACCAAGCATGCCGCACAGGTGCCACTCGACACAATGAGACACTCTCTCAAGGCGATGCACGGTGCAAGGGTTGCCGCCGAGAAAGGCAATGCCAATGCGATAACAGATGCTGGCGTCGCCGCACACGCACTGATGGCCGCAATCGAAGGTGCTGCGCTCAACGTGCGTATCAACCTTGGAAACATCCGGGACCGAGGGTTCACGACTGAGATGGCGGCGGAGGTCGAGAGAATCATATCGGAAGCGTCCAAGCTCAAGGCGGAAACGCTCCAGGTCGTGGAACGAAGGATGCGAGAGCTGAGTCAGGTCGCATAG
- a CDS encoding bifunctional 5,10-methylenetetrahydrofolate dehydrogenase/5,10-methenyltetrahydrofolate cyclohydrolase, with translation MTESQIRPEDFCHDHILDGKELGDRIREHIAAEVRQLAEMHGIMPKLATVIVGEDPGSKMYVRMKHKACGKAGILSESHELPVDTTQAQLLNLIQRLNQDPKVHGILVQLPLPRHISEESIISAIDPIKDVDGFSPKNIYRLFYGGELLSAATPQGIVTMLDSLGQNFSGKHAVVVNRSTIVGKPLVMLLLNRNFTVTVCHSHTKDLASFTRQADVLITAIGRRKSPQDPFFITADMVKEGAIVIDVATPHGDCDFEAVKCKAMLVSPVPGGVGPMTITMLLRNVLAAYSFQLAQTNVLTADALDYGSYVS, from the coding sequence ATGACCGAGTCGCAGATACGGCCCGAGGACTTCTGTCACGACCACATTCTGGATGGCAAAGAACTTGGCGACCGGATTCGTGAGCATATCGCTGCTGAGGTTCGTCAGCTAGCTGAGATGCACGGCATAATGCCCAAGCTGGCGACCGTCATCGTTGGTGAAGACCCGGGCTCAAAGATGTATGTGAGAATGAAGCACAAAGCTTGTGGCAAGGCAGGGATTCTGTCGGAGAGCCACGAACTGCCGGTGGATACAACGCAGGCGCAGCTCCTTAACCTAATCCAACGTCTGAACCAAGACCCCAAGGTGCATGGCATTCTTGTGCAGCTGCCGCTTCCCAGACACATCAGCGAAGAGAGCATAATCAGTGCCATTGATCCCATCAAGGACGTGGACGGTTTCTCGCCCAAGAACATATACCGGCTCTTCTACGGTGGCGAGTTGCTGAGCGCCGCCACACCTCAGGGCATTGTCACAATGTTGGACTCGCTTGGACAGAACTTCTCGGGCAAGCACGCGGTAGTAGTGAATCGTTCCACAATAGTGGGAAAGCCACTGGTGATGCTGCTCCTTAATCGCAATTTCACCGTGACCGTCTGCCACTCTCACACAAAAGACCTCGCGTCATTCACTCGTCAAGCAGATGTGCTGATAACTGCCATTGGACGGCGGAAGTCGCCGCAAGACCCGTTCTTCATAACTGCCGACATGGTGAAGGAAGGGGCAATTGTGATTGACGTCGCCACTCCGCATGGTGACTGCGACTTCGAGGCAGTGAAGTGCAAGGCCATGCTGGTGAGCCCTGTGCCCGGGGGTGTCGGACCGATGACGATAACCATGCTCCTGAGAAATGTTCTTGCAGCCTACTCATTCCAGCTCGCGCAGACAAACGTGTTGACGGCAGATGCCCTCGATTACGGCTCCTATGTCAGCTGA
- a CDS encoding formate--tetrahydrofolate ligase, whose protein sequence is MIPIYDVAKRAGIPVEYLEPYGKYMAKINLGIRKTLGERRAKLILVTATTPTPAGEGKTTNSIGLSMALNRMGHRAVVTLREPSLGPVFGVKGGAAGGGKSQVLPSERINLLFTGDFPAVSAAHNLLSAMIDNHVHQGNALGIDVRRISWPRTVDMNDRALREVIVGLGGKANGYPREDRYVITAASEIMAILALATDYEDLRARLARIVVARGDRKEITAGDLKAEGAMAVLLTDALMPNLVQTSEGTPAIIHAGPFANIAHGTNSVIATDLALRLFDYVVVETGFGADLGAEKFIDLASRVGDFTVDAVVLVTSVRALKEHGDGSIEAGFPNLEKHMENITSFGLPVVIALNRFPQDTSEELDIVRRLCADKGWRVETSEVYSRGGEGGLALAKAVLDAMGTEPHLKRTYELKDNLRTKIERVAMDIYGADGVTYSEEAEASIRSLQKRGYGELPVCIAKTQFSLSDNPRLKGRPRGFHVFVRDVEVSAGAGFVVVIMGDVMLMPGLPKEPAAEGMGIDEDGNIFGVF, encoded by the coding sequence ATGATACCGATATATGACGTGGCGAAGCGAGCAGGAATCCCTGTCGAGTATCTGGAACCCTACGGCAAGTACATGGCAAAGATCAACTTGGGCATCAGAAAGACCTTGGGCGAGAGACGGGCAAAGCTCATTCTTGTCACAGCTACCACGCCTACACCTGCGGGAGAGGGCAAGACCACCAACTCGATAGGCCTCTCTATGGCGCTGAATCGGATGGGGCACCGCGCAGTCGTGACATTGCGTGAGCCATCTCTGGGTCCAGTCTTTGGAGTCAAGGGAGGAGCCGCTGGAGGTGGCAAGTCGCAGGTCCTGCCTTCGGAGCGAATCAATCTGCTCTTCACAGGAGACTTTCCCGCTGTCAGTGCAGCACACAATCTCCTCTCCGCAATGATTGACAACCATGTACATCAAGGCAACGCACTTGGTATCGATGTCAGGAGGATATCGTGGCCTCGGACTGTCGACATGAACGACCGCGCGCTTCGAGAAGTGATAGTGGGACTCGGTGGCAAGGCAAACGGTTACCCGCGCGAGGACAGGTATGTCATAACCGCCGCCTCGGAGATAATGGCAATCCTAGCACTTGCAACAGACTACGAGGATCTGAGGGCACGCCTGGCAAGAATCGTCGTGGCGCGTGGTGACAGGAAGGAGATAACAGCAGGCGACCTGAAAGCCGAGGGAGCAATGGCCGTTCTTCTCACTGACGCGCTCATGCCGAATCTGGTGCAGACCTCAGAGGGTACTCCGGCGATAATCCATGCAGGTCCATTTGCCAACATCGCCCACGGAACCAACTCCGTCATTGCGACTGACCTCGCACTGCGGCTCTTTGACTACGTTGTGGTCGAAACCGGCTTCGGCGCAGACCTGGGTGCCGAGAAGTTCATAGACCTTGCCTCGCGTGTTGGGGACTTTACTGTTGATGCTGTGGTCCTTGTGACTTCTGTCCGTGCCCTGAAAGAACATGGTGACGGAAGTATCGAGGCAGGCTTCCCGAATCTGGAGAAACACATGGAGAACATCACGAGTTTCGGACTACCCGTGGTGATAGCACTGAACAGGTTTCCACAGGACACCTCTGAAGAACTGGATATTGTCAGGCGGCTCTGCGCGGACAAAGGGTGGAGGGTGGAAACGTCCGAAGTCTATTCAAGAGGTGGAGAGGGGGGCTTGGCCCTTGCAAAGGCAGTCCTAGATGCAATGGGCACAGAGCCTCATCTCAAGAGGACCTACGAACTGAAGGACAACCTGCGGACGAAGATTGAGAGAGTGGCAATGGACATCTACGGGGCTGACGGAGTGACGTACTCCGAGGAAGCGGAGGCATCAATTCGCTCTCTACAGAAGCGTGGATACGGTGAACTGCCAGTCTGCATTGCCAAGACCCAGTTCTCACTCTCTGACAACCCAAGACTCAAAGGCCGACCGAGAGGATTCCATGTCTTCGTTCGTGATGTGGAAGTCAGCGCAGGGGCGGGCTTTGTGGTAGTGATCATGGGAGATGTGATGCTGATGCCGGGACTGCCAAAGGAGCCTGCCGCTGAGGGCATGGGAATCGACGAGGATGGCAACATATTTGGGGTCTTCTAG